In one Diabrotica virgifera virgifera chromosome 7, PGI_DIABVI_V3a genomic region, the following are encoded:
- the LOC126887721 gene encoding uncharacterized protein LOC126887721, translating to MALKESSYLDQLRISSPEAADRYLDKIKQLNCDPYALSEVDFDYGLTYVPPIASMDILTYIVFTHSFYTHEQMRAYKSLAAYKYFKSGFVEKVGFKVINDLVLLIGKVQHSMRARETKLRVWIIA from the exons ATGGCTTTAAAAGAAAGTTCGTATTTGGACCAACTAAGAATAAGCTCTCCTGAAGCCGCAGATAGATATTTGGACAAAATCAAACAACTTAACTGTGATCCATATGCTCTAAGTGAAGTCGATTTTGATTATGGACTTACCTATGTGCCACCAATAGCTTCCATGGACATTCTGACCTATATTGTTTTTACTCACAGCTTTTATACCCATGAACAAATGAGAGCTTATAAAAGTTTAGCAGCTTACAAATATTTCAAGTCTGGCTTTGTAGAAAAAGtgggttttaaagttattaatgaTCTGGTGCTTTTAATAGGCAAG gtgCAGCATTCAATGAGAGCTAGAGAAACCAAATTAAGAGTTTGGATTATCGCTTAA
- the LOC126887719 gene encoding uncharacterized protein LOC126887719 encodes MPLTCIVVNCGSRSKRDKVSFFAIPKPLKFKHAIHLNELTVKRRKKWIRAIRTADLTESKLKYQKVCSKHFIQGQPAKLEDVNDPDWIPTQNMGYSRGPVKRKQDLERLERVKKRSSTKVSQEDNDTFIENENNTVSESNTTAMYEDSTGTETQTELTSDDIEQMAQQLKFANKKIDELTRRINKTILSFESLETDNPKCLYYTGLNFSVLKSVFDRIKPFIPSSSVTVLDPSQQYLLTLMKMRLNLDFKYLAYQFGISQSTCSTYFNTIISIMYQRFKNSIKWPDREIIKKNMPSCFREVFHDKTTIIIDCFEVFIQKPASYLTQQQTWSNYKHHNTVKFLIGITPQGCISYISKAWGGRTSDKQIVELSGFLDKIEPQDIVIADRGFLIKEFLDVLQAKLVIPAFTKGKKQLLPLELEETRNIAQVRIHVERVIGSIKNKFNIFSEPLPISMLTHVTDGINIVDKIIFIACVLINLCPPIVPI; translated from the exons ATGCCACTAACATGTAttgtagtgaactgtggaagcaGGTCGAAAAGGGATAAAGTATCTTTTTTTGCTATTCCCAAACCACTGAAGTTTAAACATGCTATCCACTTGAATGAATTAACTGTTAAACGCAGAAAAAAATGGATAAGGGCCATACGAACAGCAGACCTGACAGaatcaaaattaaaatatcaaaaagtgTGTTCCAAACATTTTATTCAAG gACAACCTGCAAAACTTGAAGATGTAAATGATCCTGATTGGATACCAACCCAAAATATGGGTTACTCTAGGGGACCTGTAAAACGAAAGCAGGACCTTGAAAGACTGGAAAGAGTAAAGAAAAGATCTTCCACAAAGGTTTCACAAGAGGACAATGATACATTTATTGAG aatgaaaacaatacagTAAGTGAAAGTAACACTACAGCAATGTATGAAGACAGTACTGGAACCGAAACTCAAACTGAGTTAACCTCAGATGATATTGAACAGATGGCTCAACAATTAAAATttgcaaataaaaaaattgacgagTTGACTCGCAGAATTAATAAGACCATTTTAAGTTTCGAGTCACTAGAAACGGACAATCCGAAATGTTTATATTATACCGGtttaaatttttctgttttgAAGTCAGTATTTGACAGAATTAAACCATTTATTCCATCATCCTCAGTAACTGTTTTAGATCCCTCTCAACAATATTTGTTGACATTGATGAAAATGAGACTTAATCTAGATTTTAAATATTTGGCCTACCAATTTGGCATTTCTCAATCAACATGTTCCACCTATTTTAATACCATCATCTCAATAATGTATCAAAGATTTAAAAATAGCATAAAATGGCCAGATcgggaaattattaaaaaaaacatgccTTCTTGCTTTAGAGAAGTCTTTCATGATAAGACCACAATTATCATTGATTGCTTTGAGGTGTTTATCCAAAAACCAGCTAGTTATTTAACCCAGCAGCAAACATGGTCAAACTATAAACATCATAACACAGTTAAATTCCTTATTGGAATTACTCCCCAAGGCTGTATTTCATATATCAGTAAAGCATGGGGAGGAAGAACATCAGATAAACAAATAGTAGAGCTCTCTGgttttttggataaaatagaaCCCCAAGATATTGTGATAGCAGATCgaggttttttaataaaagaatttttaGATGTGTTACAAGCAAAGCTAGTAATTCCAGCTTTTACCAAGGGGAAAAAACAATTGCTTCCACTAGAGCTggaagaaactagaaacattgcACAGGTTAGAATCCACGTAGAAAGAGTTATTGgctccattaaaaataaatttaatattttttcagagCCACTTCCGATTTCTATGTTAACCCATGTTACTGATGGTATAAATATAGTTGATAAGATAATTTTTATAGCATgtgttttgattaatttatgcCCTCCTATTGTtccaatttaa